From a single Lolium rigidum isolate FL_2022 chromosome 7, APGP_CSIRO_Lrig_0.1, whole genome shotgun sequence genomic region:
- the LOC124675186 gene encoding disease resistance protein Pik-2-like, producing the protein MELVVGASEATMKSVMGKLGGLLAQEYTLIRGVNGDLQYINDELASMQSFLRDLATISTGGGQAQSHGHRMKDWMKQIRDITYDIEDCIDDSAHRLHGLRSDMYCYFLVNSVYEVLTWWPRRDVAAKISVLKMRAQQIGERRERYGVNNPETAGGTEGPHAGHSTTAGFDAADNQDASLQLVAMKDPVGVEDHMKELEEWVTNDKNSCGVLYVVGFGGVGKTTIATALFTKFGDQFDHRAMVTVSQSSDINAVLTSIKNQVMPQSSSQKQDGAEGVLGRLKQGASAFAAKCCSAGTSEETRGETKLDQLKKDLKEHFDNNSYLVLIDDVWSATTWDQIRKSLPPSKQRSRIIVTTRFQAVATTRRGEEGDHTRKVVPLGIEESEKLFKQAFFESKGNKVDKVPKEVWKMCGGLPLAIVTMAGHVACNPNKSEEEWLKVCKSLFPESGKDHGKDGRKDLTQEEVGRIVSHCYNDMPADIKTCSLYLSIFPKGQKISTKRLTRRWIAEGFVAEKQGLSVEDVAETYFNHLIRRKIIRPVEHSSNGKVKKCIVHDMVLEHIVAKASEENFITVVGGNWLMPPPSSKVRRLSLQESDSKRANDTEKMNLSHVRSLTMFGSLNQLPSHSFKFGIVQVLDLEGCTGFKVHHTEEICKMLLLKYLSLRRTDTKQLPKAIGKLENLETLDIRETNVVELPKTVCQLERLVNILGGDKRTRRALKLPEELNKKKKMKALRILSGIEIVGGLADLHHLTELRKLAIFKLSTMGDDASFKDLSSSIEYLGGYALHALIIDDESSKFIKSLDDMSSPPKFLVALELSGKMVQLPGWMTQLSALSKLTLSVTALRTDNLLLLSNLESLFSLTFSFRAEKQDSETMTILAENKLSSDGEITVPGAGFKSLKLLRFCAPLLPVLSFSKNAMAELERLELRFSMLEGLCGVENLAELKVVHLILDDKDGEHMTKMVQREVEGAVKRADGKAPKIILDQ; encoded by the exons ATGGAGCTGGTGGTGGGAGCTTCGGAGGCGACGATGAAGTCTGTCATGGGCAAGTTGGGTGGCCTTCTCGCCCAGGAGTACACCCTGATTAGGGGCGTCAACGGCGACCTCCAGTACATCAACGACGAGCTCGCCAGCATGCAGTCCTTCCTCCGCGACCTCGCCACCATCAGCACCGGCGGTGGGCAAGCCCAAAGCCATGGCCACCGGATGAAGGACTGGATGAAGCAGATCCGGGACATCACCTACGACATCGAGGATTGCATCGACGACTCTGCCCACCGTCTCCACGGCCTCCGCTCCGACATGTACTGTTACTTCCTCGTCAACAGCGTCTACGAGGTCCTCACATGGTGGCCTCGCCGGGACGTCGCTGCCAAGATCTCTGTTCTCAAGATGCGTGCGCAGCAGATCGGCGAGCGGCGGGAGAGGTACGGCGTCAACAACCCGGAGACTGCCGGCGGAACCGAGGGACCTCATGCTGGGCACAGCACTACCGCTGGATTCGACGCTGCCGATAACCAGGATGCAAGCCTTCAGCTTGTGGCGATGAAGGACCCAGTGGGAGTGGAAGACCACATGAAGGAGCTGGAAGAGTGGGTGACTAACGACAAGAACAGCTGCGGCGTGCTCTATGTTGTTGGATTCGGAGGGGTGGGGAAGACCACCATCGCCACGGCCTTGTTCACGAAATTTGGGGACCAATTCGATCACCGCGCGATGGTCACCGTGTCTCAGAGCTCTGACATCAACGCTGTTCTGACCAGCATCAAGAATCAAGTCATGCCGCAGTCCAGCAGCCAGAAGCAGGATGGCGCTGAAGGTGTATTAGGTCGGCTCAAGCAAGGTGCCTCCGCATTTGCAGCCAAGTGCTGCAGCGCCGGCACGTCAGAGGAAACGCGTGGTGAGACGAAGCTAGATCAGCTCAAGAAGGACCTCAAGGAGCACTTTGATAACAACAG TTACTTGGTCTTGATTGATGATGTTTGGTCTGCAACAACATGGGACCAGATCAGAAAGTCGCTTCCTCCAAGTAAGCAACGCAGCAGAATAATAGTTACTACACGATTTCAAGCTGTTGCTACAACACGTAGAGGAGAAGAAGGTGATCATACTCGTAAAGTTGTCCCTCTTGGCATTGAAGAATCTGAGAAGTTATTCAAGCAGGCCTTCTTTGAATCCAAAGGAAACAAGGTTGATAAGGTTCCGAAGGAAGTCTGGAAGATGTGTGGGGGCCTGCCTTTGGCCATAgttaccatggccggccatgtggCCTGCAACCCAAACAAATCAGAGGAAGAATGGTTGAAGGTTTGTAAATCTCTGTTTCCAGAGTCAGGGAAGGATCATGGGAAAGATGGTAGGAAAGACCTTACCCAGGAGGAAGTTGGTAGGATTGTTAGTCATTGCTACAATGACATGCCTGCTGACATCAAGACTTGCTCTCTGTATTTGAGCATATTTCCGAAGGGCCAAAAAATCAGCACAAAGCGTTTGACACGGCGATGGATAGCTGAAGGCTTCGTTGCGGAGAAGCAGGGGCTGAGTGTGGAGGATGTTGCAGAGACATATTTCAATCATCTCATAAGAAGGAAGATTATCCGACCAGTTGAGCACAGCAGCAACGGAAAGGTGAAGAAATGCATAGTCCATGACATGGTTCTTGAGCACATTGTAGCGAAGGCAAGTGAAGAGAATTTCATCACTGTCGTTGGTGGTAACTGGCTTATGCCGCCACCTAGCAGCAAGGTCCGTCGCCTATCCCTCCAAGAAAGCGATTCCAAACGTGCAAATGATACAGAGAAGATGAACTTGTCTCATGTCCGCTCACTTACCATGTTTGGGAGCTTGAACCAACTTCCTTCCCATTCGTTCAAGTTTGGAATTGTACAAGTCCTGGATCTTGAAGGCTGCACaggtttcaaagtgcatcatacagaggAGATATGCAAAATGCTTCTTCTAAAGTATCTCAGCCTCCGAAGAACCGACACTAAACAGCTTCCAAAAGCGATTGGAAAGCTTGAGAACCTTGAGACTCTGGACATTAGAGAGACAAATGTTGTTGAGTTGCCTAAAACTGTATGCCAGCTTGAAAGGCTGGTAAACATACTTGGTGGGGATAAAAGAACAAGAAGGGCATTAAAGCTTCCTGAAGAGTTgaataagaagaagaaaatgaaggcCTTGCGCATACTGTCTGGGATTGAGATTGTTGGGGGATTGGCGGACCTTCATCATTTGACTGAGCTGAGGAAGCTTGCCATCTTCAAGCTCAGCACCATGGGCGATGATGCCAGTTTCAAAGATTTAAGCTCCTCTATCGAGTACCTTGGTGGCTACGCTCTACACGCCCTCATAATTGATGACGAGTCATCCAAGTTCATCAAATCACTGGATGATATGTCATCACCTCCAAAATTCCTTGTTGCCCTTGAGTTATCTGGCAAGATGGTTCAGCTCCCTGGCTGGATGACACAACTGAGTGCTCTCAGCAAGTTAACCCTTTCAGTAACAGCTCTTCGGACAGACAACTTGCTGCTCCTTAGCAACCTAGAGTCACTGTTCTCTCTCACCTTCTCATTCAGGGCAGAGAAGCAGGATTCGGAAACAATGACCATTCTTGCAGAAAACAAGCTGTCGTCTGACGGAGAGATCACTGTTCCAGGTGCTGGATTCAAGAGCCTTAAGCTTCTCCGCTTCTGTGCTCCTCTGCTTCCAGTACTGAGCTTTTCAAAGAATGCCATGGCAGAGCTCGAAAGGCTTGAGCTGCGGTTCAGCATGCTGGAGGGCCTTTGCGGCGTGGAAAACCTTGCGGAACTGAAAGTGGTGCATTTGATATTGGACGACAAAGACGGCGAACATATGACCAAGATGGTACAACGCGAGGTGGAGGGAGCAGTGAAGAGGGCCGATGGCAAGGCGCCCAAGATAATCCTCGACCAGTGA
- the LOC124676952 gene encoding phosphoglycerate mutase-like protein 1 — MDAAAGTALYPLHRCKTIYLVRHAQGVHNVEGHKDVRAYLSPALLDAQLTPLGWSQVDCLREHVTKCGLAKKIELVITSPLLRTMQTAVGVFGGGSYTDGVSGSPLMVEGAGHSGRQAISSLNCPPFLALEACRERLGVNPCDKRSSITKCRTLFPAIDFSLIENDEDVLWEPDVRETRESLAARGMKFIDWLWTREEKEIAIVSHWGFLRHTLNMYGKECHPTVREELTKQFANCELRSMVLVDRRMLGSDTRTCNFPGMDVDEASKN, encoded by the exons ATGGACGCCGCTGCTGGCACTGCTCTATATCCTCTGCATCGATGCAAAACCATATACCTG GTGAGGCATGCCCAGGGTGTTCATAATGTGGAAGGCCACAAGGATGTTAGGGCATACCTGTCACCTGCGCTGCTTGATGCCCAACTAACCCCTCTGGGCTGGAGCCAA GTTGATTGCCTTCGAGAGCATGTGACAAAATGTGGACTAGCAAAAAAGATTGAGTTGGTTATTACTTCGCCTTTATTGAG GACTATGCAAACTGCAGTAGGGGTCTTTGGTGGTGGGAGCTATACTGATGGAGTAAGTGGATCGCCGTTGATGGTAGAAGGTGCTGGACACAGTGGACGTCAGGCAATTTCAAGTTTAAACTGCCCACCATTTCTTGCACTTGAGGCCTGCAGGGAGCGCTTG GGTGTTAATCCCTGTGACAAGAGGAGCAGCATAACAAAATGCCGCACTCTCTTTCCCGCCATCGATTTTTCCTTG ATAGAGAATGATGAAGATGTGCTCTGGGAACCAGATGTCAGAGAAACACGTGAGTCTCTTGCTGCTAGGGGCATGAAGTTCATTGATTG GTTATGGACAAGAGAAGAGAAGGAGATAGCCATTGTTAGCCATTGGGGTTTCTTACGTCACACCTTAAACATGTACGGTAAAGAGTGTCATCCAACCGTAAGAGAGGAACTGACCAAGCA GTTTGCCAACTGTGAGCTCCGGTCGATGGTGTTGGTCGACCGAAG GATGCTTGGATCCGATACCCGTACTTGCAATTTCCCTGGGATGGACGTTGACGAAGCTAGCAAGAACTGA